Proteins from one Piscinibacter lacus genomic window:
- a CDS encoding DUF2256 domain-containing protein — translation MAVSGGFRGNKAALPSKPCQHCKRPMSWRKAWAKNWDEVKYCSDRCRGEARRAPGARP, via the coding sequence CTGGCTGTGAGCGGCGGCTTCCGCGGCAACAAGGCCGCGCTGCCGAGCAAGCCCTGCCAGCACTGCAAGCGGCCGATGAGCTGGCGCAAGGCCTGGGCGAAGAACTGGGACGAGGTGAAGTACTGCTCCGACCGCTGCCGCGGCGAGGCCCGTCGCGCACCCGGGGCCCGGCCGTGA
- a CDS encoding NAD(P)/FAD-dependent oxidoreductase has protein sequence MRRIAVIGSGIAGLSAAWSLADPQRHPDTRVTLFEAGSYFGGHTHTVDVSLPDASGKTVRHGVDTGFLVYNERTYPNLIQLFADLGVATAPSDMSFSVRVPEAFGAGRALEWNGSDLDTVFAQRSNLLRPAFWHMLREILRFNRLCTARAERGLEAEMAQPIGDFLDAEGFDARFRDWYFLPMIGCIWSCPTDQMLRFPIGTMIRFCHNHGLIQVKDRPQWFTVRGGAKHYVQRMLERLPDARLGLAVDKVSRVPGGVRVWTLQGSEDFDHVVMACHSDQSLALLADPSPEERRVLGAIRYHRNRAVLHTDTTVLPERRKAWAAWNYERALSSQREQASVCLHYLLNKLQPLPFAQPVVVSLNPVREPQQVIGEYDYAHPVFDLAAVRAQGELPALQGERNTWFCGAWTGYGFHEDGLKSGLAVARALEGLPAPADAPRQPLAQFA, from the coding sequence CTGCGGCGAATCGCCGTCATCGGCTCCGGTATCGCCGGCCTGTCCGCGGCCTGGTCGCTGGCCGACCCGCAGCGGCATCCCGACACCCGGGTCACGCTCTTCGAGGCTGGCAGCTACTTCGGCGGTCACACCCACACCGTGGACGTGAGCCTGCCCGATGCCAGCGGCAAGACGGTGCGCCACGGCGTGGACACCGGCTTCCTCGTCTACAACGAGCGCACCTACCCCAATCTGATCCAGCTTTTCGCCGACCTGGGCGTGGCCACCGCGCCCTCGGACATGTCCTTCTCCGTGCGGGTGCCCGAAGCCTTCGGTGCCGGTCGCGCGCTGGAATGGAACGGCAGCGATCTCGACACCGTCTTTGCCCAGCGCAGCAACCTGCTGCGACCGGCCTTCTGGCACATGCTGCGCGAGATCCTGCGCTTCAACCGCCTGTGCACGGCGCGGGCCGAGCGCGGCCTGGAAGCCGAGATGGCCCAGCCCATTGGCGATTTCCTCGATGCCGAGGGCTTCGATGCGCGCTTCCGCGACTGGTACTTCCTGCCGATGATCGGCTGCATCTGGTCCTGCCCGACCGACCAGATGCTGCGCTTCCCTATCGGCACCATGATCCGCTTCTGCCACAACCACGGCCTGATCCAGGTGAAGGACCGGCCGCAGTGGTTCACCGTGCGCGGCGGCGCCAAGCACTATGTGCAGCGCATGCTGGAGCGCCTGCCCGATGCCCGCCTGGGCCTGGCCGTCGACAAGGTCAGCCGCGTGCCGGGCGGCGTGCGGGTGTGGACGCTGCAGGGCAGCGAGGATTTCGACCATGTGGTCATGGCCTGCCACAGCGACCAGTCCCTGGCCTTGCTGGCCGATCCCAGCCCCGAGGAGCGCCGCGTGCTGGGCGCGATCCGCTACCACCGCAACCGCGCGGTGCTGCACACCGACACCACCGTGCTGCCCGAACGCCGCAAGGCCTGGGCGGCCTGGAACTACGAGCGCGCACTCAGCAGCCAGCGCGAGCAGGCCTCGGTCTGCCTGCACTACCTGCTGAACAAGCTGCAACCCCTGCCCTTCGCGCAGCCGGTTGTCGTCTCGCTCAACCCGGTGCGCGAGCCGCAGCAAGTTATCGGCGAATACGACTACGCCCATCCCGTCTTCGACCTGGCCGCCGTGCGCGCCCAAGGGGAGCTGCCCGCCCTGCAGGGCGAGCGCAACACCTGGTTCTGCGGCGCGTGGACGGGTTACGGCTTCCATGAGGACGGCCTGAAGTCCGGCCTGGCCGTGGCCCGCGCGCTGGAGGGCCTGCCCGCCCCGGCGGACGCGCCGCGCCAGCCGCTTGCGCAGTTCGCCTGA
- the glnE gene encoding bifunctional [glutamate--ammonia ligase]-adenylyl-L-tyrosine phosphorylase/[glutamate--ammonia-ligase] adenylyltransferase, which translates to MGLLPPAIDMASPPGLARHSRFVQRIHRRYAELLGLLPPGWPDASALHTLIDRLLASGHGLAAALRITRQLVLERLVVLDTEQDGPLQAVTQTMSTLAEVTLQRALAQALADHDARHGMPRRADGSRSAFWVIGMGKLGGRELNVSSDIDLIYVYDEDGQTSGRADGGGVLSHHEYYASVARQLYTLIGETSEDGFVFRVDLALRPNGNSGPAVVSLAMLEEYFLVQGREWERFAWLKSRVVAPAVADCGDGPLALREVVVPFVFRRYLDYGVFEGLRQLHRKVRDEAARRAAGRPQRANDVKLSRGGIREIEFIVQLLQVVRGGQFPELRTRSTLSALERLVTVGLMTADTARRLGEAYTFLRRVEHRIQYLDDQQTQLLPTVDEDLAWIGRSMGLRCTADACELLEGLVVHREFVANEFDALLHDGRAPAGGAGGCRQCGGPPLPVDAPGFADKLPATLAERVRSFAASPRVALLRDESKLRLAKLIQRAARCVGSNASAELCPAVAGEDLPPADVPAAEGARASLVAAPQAPIPESAVLRFIDWIEPLLRRESYLALLAERPEVLTRLLRLLGLARWPMRYLMKHPGVIDELADPRLMAGRFDRGAFLREMQDRHEAWTRGGEASEEALLDTLRRAHHAEVFRTLVRDVEGLLSIEQVADDLSALADATLDVAIRWSWQIFKPRLRLARPERPRFAVVAYGKLGGKELGYGSDLDVVFLFDPADEPDADTAAEVYAAFVRKLITWLTLRTAEGELFDIDTALRPNGNSGLLVTSVDAFERYQTQRGSNTAWTWEHQAITRARWCAGDPGLAARVEAVRRSVITAPRDAQALAGEILAMRSRVQAAHPVPAGKYDLKHSPGGMMDVEFAVQHLVLAHSARQAPLQDDAGNIALLQRAEAAGLLPGGVGEAAATAYRRLRQVQHRARLDEAPTRFEASDLAAEQAAVRALGQAVFGPTAAGAAPA; encoded by the coding sequence ATGGGCCTGCTCCCTCCTGCCATCGACATGGCGTCGCCGCCGGGCCTGGCCCGTCATTCGCGCTTCGTTCAGCGCATCCACCGGCGTTATGCGGAGCTGCTCGGGCTGCTGCCCCCCGGCTGGCCGGACGCGAGCGCGCTGCACACCCTGATCGACCGCCTGCTCGCCAGCGGCCACGGCCTGGCCGCTGCCCTGCGCATCACCCGCCAACTGGTGCTGGAGCGCCTGGTGGTGCTGGACACCGAGCAGGACGGCCCGCTCCAGGCCGTCACCCAGACCATGAGCACCCTGGCCGAGGTGACGCTCCAGCGCGCCCTGGCCCAGGCCCTGGCCGACCACGACGCGCGCCACGGCATGCCGCGTCGCGCCGACGGCAGCCGCTCGGCCTTCTGGGTGATCGGCATGGGCAAGCTCGGCGGCCGCGAGCTGAATGTCTCCAGCGACATCGACCTGATCTACGTCTACGACGAGGACGGCCAGACCAGCGGCCGCGCCGACGGCGGCGGCGTGCTCAGCCACCATGAGTACTACGCCTCGGTCGCGCGCCAGCTCTACACCCTGATCGGCGAGACGAGCGAGGACGGCTTCGTCTTCCGTGTCGACCTGGCGCTGCGGCCCAATGGCAATTCCGGCCCGGCCGTGGTCAGCCTGGCGATGCTGGAGGAGTACTTCCTCGTCCAGGGCCGCGAGTGGGAGCGCTTCGCCTGGCTGAAGAGCCGGGTCGTCGCGCCGGCGGTGGCGGACTGCGGCGACGGTCCGCTCGCCCTGCGCGAGGTGGTCGTGCCCTTCGTCTTCCGGCGCTACCTGGACTACGGCGTCTTCGAAGGCCTGCGCCAGCTTCACCGCAAGGTGCGCGACGAGGCCGCGCGCCGCGCCGCCGGCCGGCCGCAGCGGGCCAATGACGTGAAGCTCTCGCGCGGCGGCATCCGCGAGATCGAGTTCATCGTGCAATTGCTGCAAGTCGTGCGCGGCGGCCAGTTTCCCGAGCTGCGCACGCGCAGCACGCTCAGCGCGCTGGAGCGGCTCGTCACCGTCGGCCTGATGACGGCCGACACCGCGCGCCGCCTGGGCGAGGCCTACACCTTCCTGCGCCGGGTCGAGCACCGCATCCAGTACCTCGACGACCAGCAGACCCAGTTGCTGCCCACCGTCGACGAGGACCTGGCCTGGATCGGCCGCAGCATGGGCCTGCGCTGCACCGCCGATGCCTGCGAGCTGCTTGAAGGCCTGGTCGTCCACCGCGAGTTCGTCGCCAATGAGTTCGACGCCCTGCTGCACGATGGTCGCGCGCCGGCCGGCGGCGCGGGCGGCTGCCGCCAGTGCGGCGGGCCGCCCCTGCCGGTGGATGCGCCGGGCTTTGCCGACAAGCTGCCCGCCACCCTGGCCGAGCGGGTGCGCAGCTTCGCCGCCAGCCCGCGCGTGGCCCTGCTGCGCGACGAGAGCAAGCTGCGCCTGGCCAAGCTGATCCAGCGCGCTGCGCGCTGCGTTGGCAGCAACGCGTCGGCCGAGCTTTGCCCCGCCGTGGCCGGCGAGGACCTGCCGCCGGCCGACGTGCCGGCCGCCGAAGGCGCACGCGCCAGCCTGGTGGCCGCGCCGCAAGCCCCCATCCCGGAATCGGCCGTGCTGCGCTTCATCGACTGGATCGAGCCGCTGCTGCGCCGCGAAAGCTACCTGGCCCTGCTGGCCGAGCGGCCCGAGGTGCTGACCCGGCTGCTGCGCCTGCTGGGCCTGGCGCGCTGGCCGATGCGCTACTTGATGAAGCATCCGGGCGTGATCGACGAGCTGGCCGACCCGCGCCTGATGGCCGGCCGCTTCGACCGCGGCGCCTTCCTGCGCGAGATGCAGGACCGCCACGAGGCCTGGACGCGCGGCGGCGAGGCCAGCGAGGAGGCCCTGCTCGACACTCTGCGGCGCGCCCACCATGCCGAGGTCTTCCGCACCCTGGTGCGCGATGTCGAGGGCCTGCTGAGCATCGAGCAGGTCGCCGACGACCTCTCCGCCCTGGCCGACGCGACGCTGGATGTGGCCATCCGCTGGAGCTGGCAGATCTTCAAGCCGCGGCTGCGGCTGGCGCGGCCGGAGCGCCCGCGCTTCGCGGTGGTCGCCTACGGCAAGCTCGGCGGCAAGGAGCTGGGCTATGGCAGCGACCTCGACGTCGTCTTCCTCTTCGACCCGGCCGACGAGCCCGATGCCGACACGGCGGCCGAGGTCTATGCCGCCTTCGTCCGCAAGCTGATCACTTGGTTGACGCTGCGCACCGCCGAGGGCGAGCTCTTCGACATCGACACCGCGCTGCGGCCCAACGGCAATTCGGGCCTGCTCGTCACCTCGGTCGACGCCTTCGAGCGTTACCAGACCCAGCGCGGCAGCAACACCGCCTGGACTTGGGAGCATCAGGCCATCACCCGGGCCCGCTGGTGCGCCGGCGACCCCGGCCTGGCCGCCCGGGTCGAGGCGGTTCGGCGCAGCGTGATCACCGCCCCGCGCGATGCCCAGGCCCTGGCCGGGGAGATCCTGGCCATGCGGTCGCGGGTACAGGCGGCCCACCCGGTGCCCGCCGGGAAGTACGACCTCAAGCACAGCCCGGGCGGCATGATGGATGTGGAGTTCGCCGTTCAGCACCTGGTGCTGGCCCACAGCGCCCGCCAGGCGCCGCTGCAGGACGATGCCGGCAACATCGCCCTGCTGCAACGCGCCGAGGCCGCCGGCCTGCTGCCCGGCGGCGTGGGCGAGGCCGCGGCGACCGCCTACCGCCGCCTGCGGCAGGTGCAGCACCGTGCCCGGCTGGACGAGGCTCCGACCCGCTTCGAGGCCAGCGACCTGGCCGCCGAGCAGGCGGCCGTGCGGGCGCTCGGGCAGGCCGTCTTCGGCCCCACGGCGGCGGGGGCGGCCCCCGCATGA
- the rfaE2 gene encoding D-glycero-beta-D-manno-heptose 1-phosphate adenylyltransferase, translated as MPDTAAPPPDFLDKLCPRGDLPERIAALPRPLVFTNGVFDILHRGHVQYLAQARALGASLVMGLNSDASARLLGKGPDRPINGEADRATVLAALESISLVTLFDEQMPLALLEIVRPDLYVKGGDYDIETLAETALVRRWGGDARALPFLEGRSTTALIRRIRG; from the coding sequence ATGCCTGACACCGCCGCCCCGCCGCCCGACTTCCTCGACAAGCTCTGCCCGCGCGGGGACCTGCCGGAGCGCATCGCGGCCCTGCCGCGGCCGCTGGTCTTCACCAACGGCGTCTTCGACATCCTGCACCGCGGCCATGTGCAGTACCTGGCCCAGGCCCGCGCGCTCGGCGCCAGCCTGGTCATGGGCCTGAACAGCGATGCCTCCGCCCGCTTGCTCGGCAAGGGCCCGGACCGGCCGATCAACGGCGAGGCCGACCGCGCCACCGTGCTGGCCGCGCTGGAAAGCATCAGCCTCGTCACCCTGTTCGACGAGCAGATGCCGCTGGCGCTGCTGGAGATCGTCCGCCCCGACCTCTATGTGAAGGGCGGCGACTACGACATCGAGACCCTGGCCGAGACGGCCCTGGTCCGCCGCTGGGGCGGGGACGCCCGGGCCCTGCCCTTCCTCGAAGGCCGCTCGACCACCGCGCTGATCCGCCGCATCCGCGGCTGA
- a CDS encoding glutathione peroxidase — protein MLLGGLLLAGPSQARTTCPELLDRKLPRLQDEQPQHLCQYAGKVLLVVNTASRCGYTPQYEQLEALHKRYAARGLVVLGVPSNDFRQELASREAISDFCQSTYGVRFPMVGPLSVRGSGADPFYQALSRLSGSAPGWNFHKYLVARDGRSVESVSTRVEPTDPAFVARIEKLLDAK, from the coding sequence ATGTTGCTGGGGGGGCTGCTGCTGGCGGGACCGAGCCAAGCGCGGACGACCTGCCCCGAGCTGCTGGACCGCAAGCTGCCCCGCCTGCAGGACGAGCAACCCCAGCACCTCTGCCAATACGCCGGCAAGGTGCTGCTGGTGGTCAACACCGCGAGCCGCTGCGGCTACACCCCGCAATACGAGCAACTGGAGGCCCTGCACAAGCGCTATGCCGCGCGGGGCCTGGTGGTGCTGGGCGTGCCCTCGAACGATTTCCGCCAGGAGCTGGCCAGCCGCGAGGCGATCTCGGACTTCTGCCAGAGCACCTATGGCGTGCGCTTCCCCATGGTCGGGCCGCTGTCGGTGCGCGGCAGCGGCGCCGATCCCTTCTACCAGGCGCTGAGCCGCCTCAGCGGCAGCGCCCCGGGCTGGAACTTCCACAAGTACCTGGTGGCCCGGGACGGGCGCAGCGTGGAGAGCGTCTCCACCCGCGTCGAGCCCACCGATCCGGCCTTCGTCGCCCGCATCGAAAAACTACTGGATGCAAAATGA
- a CDS encoding MerR family transcriptional regulator: MNDRREAQGLSLSIAAVERDTGLSKDTLRVWERRYGFPVPARDLGGERAYPLDQVEKLRVIKRLMDAGHRPGRIVALPVQDLQQLADSGSGSPQRSAEMHLVPDLRPYIELIRGHDVDRLRRQLSQAQARLGLGSFVLELLAPLNTLVGDTWMRGHMEIFEEHLYTESVHVVLRQGIANVPQPEAGSARPRVLLTTVPNEPHSLGLLMAEALFLLEGARCVSLGTQTPIWDIVLAATAHRADIVALSFTAAQNPNVVVDGLAELREKLSKSTEIWAGGAAPVLHRRPTPGVQALSSLTDIAPELRRWRRTWL, from the coding sequence ATGAACGACCGGCGCGAGGCCCAGGGCCTGAGCCTTTCGATCGCTGCGGTCGAACGGGACACGGGCTTGTCGAAAGACACCCTGCGCGTATGGGAGCGACGCTACGGCTTCCCTGTCCCCGCGCGGGACCTGGGCGGTGAGCGAGCGTATCCGCTGGATCAAGTCGAGAAGCTGCGCGTGATCAAGCGCCTCATGGATGCGGGCCACCGGCCCGGCCGCATCGTGGCCCTGCCGGTGCAGGACTTGCAGCAACTGGCCGACAGCGGCTCGGGCAGCCCGCAGCGCAGCGCCGAGATGCATCTCGTGCCCGACCTGCGGCCCTACATCGAGCTGATTCGCGGTCACGACGTGGATCGCCTGCGGCGCCAGCTCTCGCAGGCCCAGGCCCGGCTCGGGCTGGGCAGCTTCGTGCTGGAGCTGCTCGCGCCGCTCAACACCCTGGTGGGCGACACCTGGATGCGCGGCCACATGGAAATCTTTGAAGAGCACCTTTACACCGAGTCGGTGCACGTGGTGCTGCGCCAGGGCATCGCCAATGTGCCGCAGCCCGAGGCCGGCAGTGCCCGCCCGCGCGTGCTGCTGACCACGGTGCCCAATGAGCCGCACAGCCTCGGCCTGCTGATGGCCGAGGCGCTGTTCCTGCTGGAAGGCGCGCGCTGCGTCAGCCTCGGCACGCAGACGCCGATCTGGGACATCGTGCTGGCCGCCACCGCCCACCGCGCCGACATCGTCGCGCTGAGCTTCACGGCCGCACAGAACCCGAATGTCGTCGTCGACGGCCTGGCCGAGCTGCGCGAGAAGCTGTCCAAGTCGACGGAAATCTGGGCCGGCGGCGCCGCGCCCGTGCTGCACCGGCGGCCGACCCCCGGGGTGCAGGCCCTGTCCTCGCTGACCGACATCGCCCCCGAGCTGCGCCGCTGGCGCCGCACCTGGCTGTGA
- the rrtA gene encoding rhombosortase, translating into MSLPVPAPAGRRGAGTVPRLRSRPERLPDPSRPDGSARAALALWLLMSTLLLLPALLIGGSPRLDRLSDATLAWQASVLLDEPWRLWSAAWVHLDSEHLSANLLGGLLVAALGWAGRVNRGAVVAWSLAWPLTHLALLVHAPLLQHYAGLSGVLHAGVAVMAVRMLAGREMPRALRRIGAGIALGLLLKIGLESPWRGPMANSSEWDFPVVVAAHAWGAGLGALLTLLLGRLRR; encoded by the coding sequence ATGAGTCTGCCGGTGCCCGCCCCGGCCGGTCGCCGGGGCGCCGGCACCGTGCCGCGTCTTCGATCCCGCCCCGAGCGCCTGCCGGACCCTTCGCGCCCGGACGGCAGCGCGCGTGCCGCGCTGGCGCTCTGGCTGCTGATGAGCACGCTGCTGCTGCTGCCGGCGCTGCTGATCGGCGGCTCGCCGCGGCTTGACCGGCTGTCCGATGCCACCCTGGCCTGGCAGGCCAGCGTGCTGCTCGACGAACCCTGGCGGCTCTGGAGCGCAGCCTGGGTGCACCTGGACTCGGAGCATCTCAGCGCCAACTTGCTCGGCGGCCTGCTGGTCGCGGCCCTGGGCTGGGCGGGCCGGGTCAACCGTGGCGCGGTGGTGGCCTGGAGCCTGGCCTGGCCGCTGACGCATCTGGCCCTGCTGGTGCATGCGCCGCTGCTTCAGCACTACGCCGGGTTGTCGGGGGTGCTGCATGCCGGCGTGGCGGTGATGGCCGTGCGCATGCTGGCCGGGCGCGAGATGCCGCGCGCCCTGCGCCGCATCGGCGCCGGCATCGCCCTGGGCCTGCTGCTGAAGATCGGCCTGGAATCGCCCTGGCGCGGGCCCATGGCCAACAGCAGCGAATGGGATTTCCCGGTGGTCGTGGCCGCCCACGCCTGGGGCGCGGGCCTGGGCGCGCTGCTGACCCTGCTGCTGGGCAGGCTGCGGCGCTGA
- a CDS encoding ferritin-like domain-containing protein has protein sequence MLYPELFKQLEAVRWNMDKDIPWDRFDASQLSDEQARTIKMNAITEWAALPATEMFLRDNKDDSDFSAFMSVWFFEEQKHSLVLMEYLKRFRPDLVPTEQELHDVRFDFDPAPALETLMLHFCGEIRLNHWYRRAAEWHTEPVIKAIYETLARDEARHGGAYLRYMKRAMGKFGDEARAAFAKVGVLMASARRTAKALHPTNLHVSETLFPRDTIQSRLPDPEWLEHWLDTQIQFDAVWENKVVERILHNLSLLMDRSFSTVQELNRFRKEMSQRVAAATPTGAHPAV, from the coding sequence ATGCTTTATCCCGAACTTTTCAAGCAGCTCGAAGCCGTCCGCTGGAACATGGACAAGGACATCCCCTGGGACCGCTTCGACGCCAGCCAGCTCAGCGACGAGCAGGCCCGGACCATCAAGATGAATGCCATCACCGAGTGGGCGGCGCTGCCGGCCACCGAGATGTTCCTGCGTGACAACAAGGACGACAGCGACTTCAGCGCCTTCATGTCGGTCTGGTTCTTCGAGGAGCAGAAGCACTCGCTGGTGCTGATGGAGTACCTCAAGCGCTTCCGGCCCGACCTGGTGCCGACCGAGCAGGAACTGCACGATGTGCGCTTCGACTTCGACCCCGCCCCGGCGCTCGAAACCCTGATGCTGCATTTCTGCGGCGAGATCCGCCTGAACCACTGGTACCGCCGCGCGGCCGAGTGGCACACCGAGCCGGTGATCAAGGCCATCTACGAGACCCTGGCCCGCGACGAGGCCCGCCACGGCGGTGCCTACCTGCGCTACATGAAGCGCGCCATGGGCAAGTTCGGTGACGAGGCCCGGGCCGCCTTCGCCAAGGTCGGCGTGCTCATGGCCAGCGCCCGGCGCACCGCCAAGGCGCTGCATCCGACCAATCTGCATGTCAGCGAGACCCTGTTCCCGCGCGACACCATCCAGAGTCGCCTGCCCGACCCGGAATGGCTGGAGCACTGGCTCGACACCCAGATCCAGTTCGACGCCGTCTGGGAGAACAAGGTCGTCGAGCGCATCCTGCACAACCTCAGCCTGCTGATGGACCGCAGCTTCTCGACCGTGCAGGAGCTCAACCGCTTCCGCAAGGAAATGAGCCAGCGTGTCGCAGCCGCGACGCCGACCGGCGCGCATCCCGCCGTCTGA
- a CDS encoding cryptochrome/photolyase family protein yields MRHLVLVLGDQLNLDSAAFDGFDPAQDCVLMIEARGEADSVCWSHKARIALFLSAMRHTAEALRARGWPLRYLRLDEAVGAADDATLPGRLAAVLAEQPPEGLVVVEPGEWRLARAVEAVARAAGVPLQPRPDRHFLCSRAEFARWAQPMKGSLRMEFFYREQRRRHRVLLDAEGQPEGGAWNFDADNRSAYPKTGPGTIPPPAGFAPDALTREVFDLVERVFPRHPGHLDAFAWPVTRAQALEALDRFIAHRLAQFGPYQDAMWEATPFGWHSLLSTSLNLKLLDPREVIAAAEAAYRAGRAPLAGVEGFIRQILGWREFIRGVYWRFMPDLAEANHFDHQRPLPSWWWTGDTQMACARDVIRQTLDHGYAHHIQRLMVTGLFGLLAGLDPKAVAAWYLAVYVDAVEWVELPNVAGMALFADGGRFTSKPYLASGAYIQRQSNHCAGCRYRPERKTGPDACPYTVLYWAFLDRHEAALAGNARTALMVKNLQRLDAGQRAALRDEAEALLGRLDSI; encoded by the coding sequence CTGCGTCATCTCGTGCTGGTGCTGGGCGACCAGCTCAACCTGGACAGCGCGGCCTTCGACGGTTTCGACCCCGCCCAAGACTGCGTGCTGATGATCGAGGCCCGTGGCGAGGCCGACAGCGTCTGCTGGAGCCACAAGGCCCGGATCGCCCTGTTCCTCAGCGCGATGCGCCACACCGCCGAGGCCCTCCGCGCCCGCGGCTGGCCGCTGCGCTACCTGCGGCTGGACGAGGCCGTCGGCGCGGCCGATGACGCCACGCTACCGGGCCGCCTGGCCGCCGTGCTTGCCGAACAGCCGCCCGAGGGCCTGGTCGTCGTCGAGCCCGGCGAATGGCGGCTGGCGCGGGCCGTCGAGGCCGTGGCCCGCGCGGCCGGTGTGCCGCTGCAGCCGCGGCCCGACCGCCACTTCCTCTGCAGCCGGGCCGAGTTCGCCCGCTGGGCCCAGCCCATGAAGGGCAGCCTGCGCATGGAGTTCTTCTACCGCGAGCAGCGCCGCCGCCATCGCGTGCTGCTCGATGCCGAGGGCCAGCCCGAGGGCGGGGCCTGGAACTTCGACGCCGACAACCGCAGCGCCTACCCCAAGACCGGCCCGGGCACGATCCCGCCGCCGGCCGGCTTCGCACCCGATGCCCTCACCCGCGAGGTCTTCGACCTGGTCGAGCGCGTCTTTCCCAGGCATCCGGGCCACCTCGACGCCTTCGCCTGGCCGGTCACCCGCGCGCAGGCGCTGGAGGCGCTGGATCGCTTCATCGCGCATCGGCTCGCCCAGTTCGGCCCCTACCAGGACGCGATGTGGGAGGCCACGCCCTTCGGCTGGCATTCCTTGCTCTCGACCAGCCTGAACCTCAAGCTTCTCGACCCACGCGAGGTGATTGCCGCCGCCGAGGCCGCCTACCGCGCCGGTCGCGCCCCGCTGGCCGGCGTGGAGGGCTTCATCCGCCAGATCCTCGGCTGGCGCGAGTTCATCCGCGGCGTCTACTGGCGCTTCATGCCGGATCTGGCCGAGGCCAACCACTTCGACCACCAGCGGCCGCTGCCAAGCTGGTGGTGGACCGGCGACACCCAGATGGCCTGCGCGCGCGACGTGATCCGCCAGACCCTGGACCATGGCTATGCCCACCACATCCAGCGCCTGATGGTGACCGGCCTCTTCGGCCTGCTGGCCGGGCTCGACCCCAAGGCGGTCGCGGCCTGGTACCTGGCCGTCTATGTGGATGCGGTCGAATGGGTCGAGCTGCCGAATGTCGCCGGCATGGCCTTGTTCGCCGACGGCGGGCGCTTCACCAGCAAGCCCTACCTGGCCTCGGGCGCCTACATCCAGCGCCAGAGCAACCACTGCGCCGGCTGCCGCTACCGGCCCGAGCGCAAGACCGGCCCGGACGCCTGCCCCTACACCGTGCTGTACTGGGCCTTCCTCGACCGGCACGAGGCCGCGCTGGCCGGCAACGCCCGGACGGCACTCATGGTCAAAAACCTCCAGCGCCTCGATGCCGGGCAACGCGCCGCCCTGCGCGACGAGGCCGAGGCCCTGCTCGGCCGGCTGGACTCGATCTAG